The following DNA comes from Terriglobales bacterium.
ACCAACTGCTAAAATGCGCCGACTAAGGACTGAGGACTGTTTTTCGTGGATCGTTTGCAAAAAATTATCGCTGCTGCCGGTGTGTGCTCACGCCGCAAGGCCGAAGAGCTGATGACCGCCGGCCGGGTGACAGTCAACGGGCAAATCGTTACCGAATTGGGCAGCAAAGCCGACCCGGCGCACGACCATATCAAAGTTGACGGCAAACTGCTTCCAACCGCCCGCAGCGGACAAAAGACGTATCTTCTGCTCCATAAGCCCAAGGGATATGTCACCACTGTCACCGATCCTGAAGGGCGGCCTACGGTGATGGATTTGCTTCGTAAAGCAAAGCCGCCGGTCTCTGAAAGGGTTTATCCTGTCGGCAGGCTGGATTGGGCCAGCGAGGGGTTGCTACTGTTGACCAACGACGGCGATCTGGCCAACCTGCTCACGCGCGCCGCCTCTCACGTTCCTAAAACCTATCTGGTAAAAATCAGCGGAAAGCCACAAGAAGCTGACCTGGCGAAACTACGGAGCGGGGTTTCCATCACGACGGGCGTCGAGGGCAGAAGAGTAAAGACCGCGCCTGCAAAGATTCAACTCGCCCATAATGCTCCTAATCCCTGGTATGAAGTCACGCTCATTGAAGGACGCAACCGCCAGATTCACCGCATGTTCGAGCGCATTGGCCGTCGCGTGGAAAAGATCAAACGCGTGCGTTATGGACCGCTGCAGCTTGATGTAGAGGCGGGGCGCTTCCGTTCGCTGAATGCAGGAGAAGTCGAAAGCTTGCGTCACGCCGTGCGTCAGCAATCCAAACATCAGCAATCCAAACAAAAATAATTTGGCGCACGTGGATTCGCCCTCACGCTCTCGCTTCGGTCTTTTCCACAACGTGAAGTTCCAACATGGGAAGGCGCGCGGCGCCGTAAAGGCCGGCATCGCTGCCCAGCAGGGCTTGCGTGATGATGGTTTTCTTCGAAGCTGGAAGCTCCGGCTTGGGCTCGGTGGCCAGGTAGACGAAAGAACGCTTGCGGACCTCTTCCATCATGGCGGGGGCAAAAGCGTCCCATGCGCTGGCCACACCGCCGCCGATGACATACATAGGCAGATTAAAAATGTTGATCAGGTCGGCGAGCGTAATACCCAAACGATAGCCCACCGTACGAAATATCTCCTGGGCTGCGGCATCGCCCTGCACCGCCATCTGATAGACAACGCGCGAGCTGAATTCGGGCTCTACCTCCATGGCGCGGGCCAACCCTGGGGCCTCTCCCTTGGCAATGGCCTCAACCGCCATGCGCTTGATGGCAGTCGCCGAGGCAAATTGCTCGATGCATCCCCGGCTGCCGCAGCCGCACGGTGGGCCATCGAGCTGCACGGCGATATGTCCTAACTCGCCGGCCATCCCCGTCATGCCGCGCCAGATCCTTCCATTCAAA
Coding sequences within:
- a CDS encoding pseudouridine synthase; the encoded protein is MDRLQKIIAAAGVCSRRKAEELMTAGRVTVNGQIVTELGSKADPAHDHIKVDGKLLPTARSGQKTYLLLHKPKGYVTTVTDPEGRPTVMDLLRKAKPPVSERVYPVGRLDWASEGLLLLTNDGDLANLLTRAASHVPKTYLVKISGKPQEADLAKLRSGVSITTGVEGRRVKTAPAKIQLAHNAPNPWYEVTLIEGRNRQIHRMFERIGRRVEKIKRVRYGPLQLDVEAGRFRSLNAGEVESLRHAVRQQSKHQQSKQK
- a CDS encoding ROK family protein translates to MPSYAIGVDLGGTNLRISAVDSGGNLLQKIITGAQVAKGRDFVVEEMCASIRQLSVKFSSLGRLEGIGIGVPGIIDMETGVVRKSPNLPDWVDYPVREEIERRLQTNVILENDANVAALGEKWLGAARDVESVCMITLGTGVGGGLVLNGRIWRGMTGMAGELGHIAVQLDGPPCGCGSRGCIEQFASATAIKRMAVEAIAKGEAPGLARAMEVEPEFSSRVVYQMAVQGDAAAQEIFRTVGYRLGITLADLINIFNLPMYVIGGGVASAWDAFAPAMMEEVRKRSFVYLATEPKPELPASKKTIITQALLGSDAGLYGAARLPMLELHVVEKTEARA